Proteins co-encoded in one Arthrobacter globiformis genomic window:
- a CDS encoding phosphoribosyltransferase family protein produces MPAANPKELRQHMAEIFDWKTSPETGSKFFNLYTWWRDPEVVAGVGDLLAESFRTASPTVVIGPSASGYLTGILAAASLGVGFCPIRKDAAQSFDSDPWVTVTSPPDYKDRHLELGLPKGLIRSGDRVLAVDDLIDSGGQLMALQRLIAEIGAAWVGASVLIDNLKESQPRRQLNLKSVFHIRDL; encoded by the coding sequence ATGCCTGCCGCCAACCCCAAAGAACTCCGCCAACACATGGCAGAGATATTCGACTGGAAAACTAGTCCCGAAACCGGCAGCAAATTCTTCAATCTGTACACCTGGTGGCGGGACCCGGAAGTTGTAGCCGGCGTAGGGGATCTGCTCGCTGAATCCTTCCGCACGGCCAGTCCCACCGTTGTCATCGGCCCCTCCGCCAGCGGATACCTCACAGGTATCCTCGCCGCGGCGAGCTTGGGCGTCGGCTTTTGCCCAATCCGTAAGGACGCTGCCCAATCCTTCGACAGCGATCCTTGGGTCACGGTCACTAGCCCGCCCGATTACAAAGACCGCCACCTCGAGCTGGGGCTGCCGAAGGGCCTCATCCGCTCCGGGGACCGGGTACTCGCCGTAGACGATCTGATCGACAGTGGTGGTCAGCTCATGGCGCTGCAACGACTCATTGCTGAAATTGGAGCGGCATGGGTCGGGGCATCGGTCCTGATCGACAATCTCAAGGAGAGCCAGCCGAGGCGTCAGCTGAACCTCAAGTCTGTTTTTCATATCCGAGACCTTTAG
- a CDS encoding recombinase family protein, whose product MKAGQNLNWRLFDVAGNVIGYARVSTRGQSLDSQVDALVAAGAVRVFQEYASGATQTRTRWKECLDYLQPGNVLTVADLTRLGRSTADLADIVTVLGQRGIGFRSLAEPWLDTTSAHGKLIFDMFASLAEYERSRLSERTKAGLAAAKARGRLGGRPRTMTPSKTEAARQLRSQGKTLKETAQILSVSVSSLTRALSRNDVPEAATAAA is encoded by the coding sequence ATGAAAGCTGGTCAAAACCTGAACTGGAGGCTTTTTGACGTGGCTGGCAACGTGATTGGTTATGCGAGGGTAAGCACCAGAGGGCAGTCCTTAGACTCCCAGGTGGATGCACTCGTAGCTGCTGGAGCCGTCCGCGTATTTCAGGAGTACGCGTCTGGCGCTACTCAGACCAGAACCCGCTGGAAAGAATGCCTGGACTACCTGCAGCCCGGCAATGTTCTGACGGTTGCAGATCTCACCAGGCTGGGCCGCAGCACCGCGGACCTGGCTGACATTGTGACGGTACTGGGACAGCGGGGGATAGGTTTCCGTTCCCTGGCAGAACCGTGGTTGGATACCACCAGCGCACACGGCAAGTTGATCTTTGACATGTTCGCATCCCTTGCGGAGTACGAACGGTCGCGGTTGTCCGAACGGACCAAGGCCGGCCTGGCAGCGGCCAAAGCACGCGGCCGACTCGGCGGACGCCCTCGAACGATGACTCCCTCCAAGACAGAGGCCGCCCGGCAACTGCGCAGCCAAGGAAAAACCCTGAAGGAGACAGCCCAGATACTCAGCGTCAGCGTCTCATCACTGACCCGGGCCCTGAGCCGGAACGACGTCCCAGAAGCTGCAACTGCAGCCGCATAG
- a CDS encoding GAF domain-containing protein: MSPKLIRTRRLLLKAVWHVATVTCPLIAGALLGQFFALSADAKKSSPQSTPEDQATVVLTQLWEGYWGWIIAVGVLLVAIVVLAFNRKHLREQPGVQTKLLLDALAVAARRIADTEHKTERDKKSDLGALCTHLVGALVRAYPAVEDVRAIAYLFNREHTKLIPAYDAGTRRPSGPFLITDQRGKAAIDFAHKSEKAWLQEDTRKGAEGWRGSGDGYRCFIAAPILSAGDRYGMLTIDAKAPYALTPEDELVVQLAASLIGIAKASIKGRVKLSDPMNTLEEPSGGGKNGDSSEAQDSQAEVGPQARF, from the coding sequence GTGTCCCCAAAGTTGATCCGCACCCGCAGGCTCCTACTAAAAGCTGTCTGGCATGTGGCTACAGTGACTTGCCCACTGATTGCTGGCGCATTGTTGGGCCAGTTCTTTGCCTTATCAGCAGATGCCAAGAAGTCCAGTCCTCAGTCCACGCCCGAGGATCAGGCTACCGTCGTATTGACACAGCTATGGGAGGGCTACTGGGGTTGGATTATCGCTGTCGGAGTCCTTCTGGTGGCTATCGTCGTGCTTGCATTCAATCGCAAGCATCTTCGGGAACAGCCTGGCGTGCAGACGAAACTGCTGCTCGATGCTCTCGCTGTTGCTGCGCGACGGATTGCGGACACCGAACACAAGACAGAGCGTGACAAGAAATCTGATCTCGGGGCCCTGTGCACCCACTTAGTTGGCGCTCTGGTCCGCGCCTATCCGGCCGTGGAGGATGTGCGCGCCATTGCCTATCTCTTCAATAGGGAACATACAAAGTTGATCCCGGCATACGACGCTGGCACACGACGGCCGTCTGGCCCTTTCCTCATCACTGACCAACGAGGAAAGGCCGCAATCGACTTCGCGCACAAAAGTGAAAAGGCTTGGCTTCAGGAGGACACCAGGAAAGGAGCTGAGGGATGGAGAGGAAGCGGAGACGGTTACCGCTGCTTCATTGCCGCCCCAATCCTCAGTGCTGGTGACCGCTACGGGATGCTTACGATCGATGCCAAGGCGCCATATGCCCTAACCCCCGAAGACGAACTCGTTGTTCAACTGGCTGCCAGCCTAATCGGAATTGCTAAGGCTTCGATAAAGGGGCGGGTCAAATTGTCCGACCCAATGAATACACTGGAAGAACCCAGCGGAGGTGGCAAGAATGGAGACAGTAGCGAAGCGCAGGATAGCCAAGCAGAAGTTGGCCCGCAGGCGCGCTTCTAA
- a CDS encoding DUF2971 domain-containing protein translates to MWRNYANSDGFAIGIDAGVELSADGYVLDPDDEDTDPREDVPPINGWYQVHYTDQKKRMPADDFVASAIKDIRKTSAIHLPELVSELRKQTLILASTMKHKAFRDEKEVRARAQEGRHVFMKWLLRAKSSLKSKLFQGNFSMDSVL, encoded by the coding sequence TTGTGGAGGAACTATGCCAATAGTGACGGCTTCGCCATTGGCATCGATGCTGGCGTTGAGTTGTCTGCTGATGGTTATGTCCTCGACCCTGACGATGAGGACACGGATCCAAGGGAAGATGTGCCTCCTATCAACGGCTGGTATCAGGTGCATTACACCGACCAGAAGAAGAGAATGCCTGCTGACGACTTCGTTGCCAGTGCCATCAAGGACATCAGGAAGACGAGTGCTATTCACCTGCCAGAACTAGTTAGCGAACTTCGGAAGCAGACACTCATCTTGGCTTCGACAATGAAACACAAGGCTTTCAGGGACGAGAAAGAGGTGCGTGCTAGGGCGCAAGAGGGACGACATGTCTTTATGAAGTGGTTGCTTCGCGCAAAAAGTTCCCTCAAATCCAAATTATTTCAGGGGAACTTTTCAATGGACTCAGTTCTCTAA
- a CDS encoding neutral zinc metallopeptidase: MLSIKNYRYTAAALGIVLMMTACAPGTQQGSQQATTSAPAALQTRGASEGLQGSGQGLAESGLPTDSSTEDPAVVKAYTDYANYIGQNLIDTWNSWFQQRGIPQQDVAFIIVPKGAQGTTTCTDAGGGTHKPVTDEGSAFFCATDKMADGRTGVIWLPLTSMIGIVNGDVYGNGQSQWPGDFAFAETIAHEFGHHVESSLEDWYTKNQPSAGVKPPRGAWNELLADCFAGNWTEAAYTQGALQNGDYDEAIAKIGLTGDSYSFGPDGSIIFDPSSDPHGAPNHRVGAYKVGVEGVPAGNYQPGDPQTCISYYWQADKDYTYDMVLPAG; encoded by the coding sequence ATGCTTTCAATTAAGAACTACCGCTATACCGCTGCAGCCCTCGGCATAGTACTTATGATGACGGCGTGTGCGCCGGGAACGCAGCAGGGCTCGCAGCAGGCTACGACGTCGGCCCCGGCAGCTCTACAAACGCGTGGAGCTAGCGAGGGACTCCAGGGAAGTGGCCAGGGTCTCGCGGAGAGCGGACTCCCAACGGACAGCTCGACCGAGGACCCGGCAGTTGTAAAGGCCTACACCGATTACGCCAATTACATCGGTCAGAACCTCATCGACACCTGGAACAGCTGGTTCCAGCAGCGAGGAATCCCACAACAAGACGTGGCCTTCATCATCGTTCCAAAGGGCGCCCAAGGAACAACAACATGCACCGACGCCGGAGGCGGGACGCACAAGCCGGTTACCGACGAGGGCAGTGCTTTCTTCTGCGCTACCGACAAGATGGCAGACGGCCGCACAGGAGTTATCTGGCTGCCCCTCACATCGATGATCGGAATTGTGAACGGTGACGTATACGGCAACGGCCAGTCACAGTGGCCAGGCGACTTCGCTTTCGCGGAGACAATTGCTCACGAGTTCGGGCATCACGTTGAGTCCAGTCTGGAGGACTGGTACACAAAGAATCAGCCTTCAGCGGGAGTCAAACCCCCGCGTGGTGCATGGAACGAACTGCTCGCAGACTGCTTCGCAGGCAACTGGACAGAGGCCGCTTATACCCAAGGAGCACTCCAAAACGGTGACTATGATGAGGCCATTGCCAAGATTGGGCTTACGGGGGACAGCTACTCCTTCGGCCCCGATGGTTCGATCATCTTCGATCCGTCGAGTGACCCCCATGGGGCTCCCAACCATCGCGTTGGTGCCTACAAGGTAGGTGTAGAGGGTGTGCCGGCAGGCAACTACCAACCCGGTGACCCTCAGACATGCATTAGCTATTACTGGCAGGCCGACAAGGACTACACCTATGACATGGTGCTTCCGGCGGGTTAA
- a CDS encoding Asp23/Gls24 family envelope stress response protein, translating to MSERPLEARLISRHLIADLAARTALDTPGVLRLEPTLKNFLTHLGKGTVQNLRRTDTGTTPARHDGVFVTVHNGIADVQLDIATDIAFPALNVAQAVREQITRTISYTGLIPGRIDISVLAIEHPATARAARPPTPL from the coding sequence ATGTCTGAGCGTCCCCTCGAAGCCCGGCTGATCAGCCGCCACCTCATTGCCGACCTTGCTGCCCGCACCGCCCTCGATACACCAGGTGTCCTCCGGCTCGAACCGACCCTGAAAAACTTTCTCACCCACCTGGGAAAAGGAACAGTCCAAAATCTCCGCAGGACAGACACCGGCACCACCCCCGCCCGGCACGATGGCGTCTTCGTCACCGTCCACAACGGCATCGCCGACGTCCAGCTCGACATCGCCACCGACATCGCCTTCCCAGCCCTGAACGTCGCCCAGGCCGTGCGGGAGCAGATCACCCGGACCATCAGCTACACCGGCCTCATCCCCGGGCGCATCGACATCTCGGTCTTGGCCATAGAGCACCCAGCCACTGCCCGAGCGGCCCGTCCCCCCACGCCCCTCTGA
- a CDS encoding RNA polymerase sigma factor, with the protein MDEREPVVLTRPEDLDEATVVARAQDGNLDAFEYLVEAYQGRLFRLAFRMLHDRGEAEDVVQDTLVACWRKLPLLTSVQAFSGWLYQMATNRCLDRLRRRSSRAELVQEPVTLQTTADSFAGPRAGGDPAREAEISCEIDGLATALLTLPPGQRACWLLREIHERSYAEIAATLKVSEQTVRGRLARARAQLAEKMSQWQ; encoded by the coding sequence ATGGACGAGCGCGAACCCGTTGTCCTGACCCGGCCCGAGGATCTTGACGAGGCGACCGTCGTCGCCCGGGCCCAGGACGGCAACCTGGACGCCTTCGAATACCTCGTCGAGGCGTATCAGGGCAGACTATTCCGTCTCGCTTTCCGAATGCTCCATGACCGCGGCGAGGCCGAAGACGTCGTGCAGGACACCCTCGTGGCCTGCTGGAGAAAGCTGCCGCTGCTGACAAGCGTGCAGGCTTTCAGCGGATGGCTCTACCAAATGGCCACCAACCGCTGCCTGGACAGGCTGCGTCGACGGTCCAGCCGGGCGGAGCTCGTCCAGGAACCGGTGACTCTGCAAACAACCGCCGATTCCTTCGCCGGACCGCGAGCCGGAGGCGATCCCGCCCGCGAAGCGGAAATCTCCTGCGAGATCGACGGCCTGGCCACAGCGCTGTTGACCCTCCCGCCCGGGCAGCGCGCCTGCTGGCTCCTGCGGGAAATCCACGAACGCAGCTACGCTGAAATAGCCGCAACGCTAAAGGTCAGTGAACAAACGGTCAGAGGCCGCCTCGCCAGAGCACGCGCACAACTCGCGGAAAAGATGAGTCAATGGCAATAG
- a CDS encoding Asp23/Gls24 family envelope stress response protein — protein MTEAPQLPGQYGGMAATQEEQIRNAAVETRRSTDLLHTDRGDTTIEETVVQKLAGMATREVPGVYAMGSAARRAFGAMTERIPGSQTNVSGGVSVEKGERQTAIDLSIVVEYGTSIVEVSQGIRRNVIQSVERATGLEVLEVNVHVTDVHLPEDERPQEDTKKPLE, from the coding sequence GTGACAGAAGCCCCGCAGCTTCCAGGACAGTACGGAGGCATGGCGGCAACGCAGGAGGAGCAGATACGGAACGCCGCCGTTGAGACTCGCCGCAGCACTGACCTGCTGCACACGGACCGGGGGGATACCACGATTGAGGAAACTGTGGTCCAGAAGCTGGCCGGCATGGCCACGCGTGAGGTTCCCGGCGTGTATGCGATGGGCAGCGCTGCCCGGCGCGCGTTCGGCGCGATGACCGAGCGCATTCCCGGTTCCCAGACGAATGTGAGCGGCGGGGTGAGCGTGGAGAAGGGCGAACGCCAGACCGCCATCGACTTAAGCATCGTCGTGGAGTACGGAACGTCCATTGTCGAGGTGAGCCAAGGTATCCGGCGCAATGTCATCCAGTCGGTGGAGCGCGCAACCGGTCTGGAGGTACTGGAAGTGAATGTCCACGTCACCGATGTTCATCTGCCCGAGGATGAGCGGCCCCAAGAAGACACCAAGAAGCCCCTGGAGTAA